Within the Medicago truncatula cultivar Jemalong A17 chromosome 4, MtrunA17r5.0-ANR, whole genome shotgun sequence genome, the region ctttattagtgatattaggttaacgtgcttaaaccttcaaaggttATTAGACCatctaaggaattaggggttgtaactctagaagagggtcctaactcaagggattgattaggactattttgttaactatcgtaaaACTAGGGAGTCATTcacaagaataggtgcagtataccaatgaggtgaacatagatgattcgaaagacctaaactcatctctctcttattcttaaaatcaaacgttattttttgttattgctTATGCAAACAAACCAATCAACTGCCTAGCGGCAAATTAAAAGAACCTTTATACATCCTAATTTACAacgtaattgaattattgagattaaaaccagtccttgtgggaacgatatttttactacttcgatagttttggtacacttgccaaaaatctatcaagtttttggcgccgctgccagGGACTGTTGATTTATTTCAACAAGGCAATTGCGTTTTAATTTAGGATTTCTGcaatttattttctgttttaaaaattatttcttgtttcagtattcattaattattttgtattgtGCAGTGCTACTAAGGTATTTTGCTGTTTATGCGAGGTAGACATAGTTCCGAAGACCTCGAGTACGATCCTGAAATCGAAAGGACTGCAAGAGCTAACCGGAAAGCTGTTCGGTTGTCAAAGTAAGTTCCACCGGGTACACGCACACATATACCAGTTTCGACACTTATTGAAACTGAAACAACCACCTCTCCTAAGTTAATCACAATGGAAGAGGTTAACCCACCAGCAGCGAGGCCTAAGTTGGGAGATTATGGGCTAGCAAATCACCGTGGTCGCCTAACTCATGTGTTCCGACCTGCTAATCCTGTTACTTTTGACATCAAAGCATCAGTTCAGAATGGATTGAAGGAAAGACAGTTTGATGGTACCGAGACCATCAGCCCTCATGAACATCTAAGCCACTTTGCTGAAACTTGTGAGTTTTGTGTTCCTCCAGCAAATGTTACCGAAGACCAAAAGAAACTCAGGCTATTCTCGTTCACTTTAACCGGTAAAGCTAAAGACTGGTTATTAACTTTGCCTAATGGGACTATTCAAACATGGGAGGAGTTAGAGCTTAAGTTTCTAGAAAAGTATTTCCCTATGTCCAAGTACTTGGATAAGAAGCAAGAAATAGCAAGCTTTCGGCAAGGGGAAGGTGAATCACTTTATGATGCTTGGGAAAGATTCAATTTGCTACTGAAGAGATGTCTTGGCCATGAGTTTTCTGAGAAACAATATCTCCAATTCTTCACCGAAGGGTTAACTCATAGCAACAAAATGTTTCTAGATGCCTCAGCTGGAGGTATCCTAagggtaaaaactaatcacgaAGTTCAAACTCTGATTGAAAACATGGTCAGCAATGAGTACCGTGCTGAAgcgaaaaagaaagaaagaggtgTTTTTGGGGTAAGTGACACTACTTCCATACTAGCTAACCAAGCAACCATGAATAAGAAAATCGAAACTCTAACCAAGGAGGTACATGCTTACCAATTGTCCAACAAACAACAAGCAGCTGCAATACGGTGTGATTTGTGTGGTGAGGGCCATCCTAATGGTGAGTGTGTACTTGAGGGAGCTAGTGAAGAAGCCAACTATTTGAACTATCAAAGGCAAAACCCTTACTCCATGAACAAGCACCCTAACTTGAGTTACTCCAACAACAATACCTTAAATCCTTTGATGCCTaatctcaacaacaacaacaaccaagaaaGCCTTCAGGTCTTGAGGAAACAATGATGAATTTCATGAAAATGACTCAAAGTAActttgaagaaatgaagaagagtCAAGACCTTGAAAGGAAGAACAATGAAGCCTCAAGGAAAATGCTTGAAACACAACTTGGGAAATTAGCCAAGCAGTTGTCTGAACAGAACAAAGGGGGATTCTCAGGTAATACTTAGGAGAACCCTAAAAATGAGACTTGCAATGCTATTGAGTTGAGGAGCAAAAAGGTTTTGACACCTTTAGTTCCTAAAGTTCCTAAGAAGGATAATGAAAGGGTTGTAGAGGTAGATGAAGATAATGAAGTTGAGGAAGTAGTTGAAAAAGAAACTGAACATGTTGAAGTTGAAAAAGAGAGTGATCAAGGTgtagttgaaaatgaaaagaagaaaaaaacagagGGAGAAAAAAATGAGAGGTTAATAGATGAAGACTCGATCTTGAGAAAGTCTAAGAGCCAAATTTTGAAGGATGGGGATAAACCACAAATTATCCCATCTTATGTGAAGCTTCCATACCCTCATCTTgccaaaaagaagaagaaggaggaagagcaattcaaaaaaatcatgcaaCTCTTCTCACAACTTCAGGCGAATATTCCTTTTGGTGAAGCTCTCGATCAAATGCCGGTTTATGCTAAATTCATGAAAGAAATGTTAACGGGGAGAAGAAAGCCAAAAGATGATGAGAACATCTCTCTTTCCGAGAATTGTAGTGCTATTCTCCAAAGGAAACTTCCTCCTCAGCTTAAAGATCCTGGTGCTTTTACTATTCCTTGTTCCATTGGGCCGGTTGACATTGGAAGAGCTTTATGTGATTTAGGGGCAAGCATCAATTTGATGCCCCTttcaatgatgaagaagatTGGAGGTGGAGAGCCAAAACCTACAAGAATGACCCTCACTTTAGCTGATCGGTCAATCTCCTATCTGTTTGGTGTGCTTGAAGATGTGCTAGTTAAAGTGAATGATATAATATTTCCTGCTGACTTTGTAATCTTGGATATGgctgaagatgaagatatgccacTCATTATTTCCTTGCAATAGGTCGTGCTTTGATTGATGTTGAGATGGGACAGCTGATGTGGAGGTTCCATAACGAGCAAGTGGTGTTCAATATCTTTGAAGCTATGAAGCACCGAGCTGAAAATCCTAAGTGTTACCGCATTGATGTTATTGAGGAAATAGTGGAAGATGACTCTTGTGCGCCTCAACCAACACAACCTATGGAGAAAACAATTGTTAACTCTATAGAAAGTTGTGACCTTGATGAGGATCTTGAGGTGAAGGAATGCATCAAACAACTAGAAGCAAGCAAACAAGAGATACGATCGGTAAAAATTGAAGAGATACTTGGTGAAACTTCTAAAGGGGCGCAACCTTCAAGCAAGGAGGAAGAGAAAAATCCAGAAATAAAAGAACTTCCTTCACACTTGAAGTATGTTTTCCTAAGCAAAGATGCCTCTAAACCAGCAATCATCAGCAGCACCTTGACacttttagaagaagaaaaattgatgAGAGTGTTAAGGGACAACCAAGGAGCTTTGGGATGGAAAATTTCTGATTTAAAGGATATTAGTCCGGCTTATTGCATGCATAGAATTCACATGGAGGCTGAGTACAAACCTGTGGTTCAACCTCAACGAAGACTAAACCCAACAATGAAAGAAGTGGTTAAGAAGGAAGTTCTCAAGTTGCTGGATGCAAGTATGATTTACCCTATCTCTGATAGTTCTTGGGTGAGTCCTGTTCATGTGGTGCCTAAGTAGGGTGGAAAGACGGTGGTAGCTAATGACAAAAATGAGTTAATACCTACCCGTACCGTCACTAGTTGGAGAATGTGTATAGACTACCGGAGGTTGAATATCGCAACAAGGAAGGATCACTTCCCGTTACCATTCATGGATCAAATGATTGAGAGGTTGGCTGGCAAAGCTTTTTACTGTTTCTTGGATGGGTATTCGGGGTATAATCAGATAGCGGTGGCCCCGGAGGATCAAGAGAAGAGCGCATTTACATGTCCATTCGGTGTGTTTGCTTATAGGAGAATGCCCTTTGGGTTATGTGGTGCACCGACAACATTTCAACGGTGTATGCTTTCCATCTTCTTTGAGAAGTCATCCATAAATACCTCGATGTTCTTctctatcatttcaacggtgtATGCTTTCCATCTTCTCTGACATGATAGAGAAGAACATCCAGGTATTTATGGATGATTTCTCTGTGTTCGGTAAGTCTTTTGATCAATGCTTGTTTCATCTTGATGTTGTCCTTAAAAGATGCACCGAAATTAACCTTGTTTTAAACtgggaaaaatgtcattttatggtGACCGAAGGTACAGTTTTGGGGCATAGAATAAGTGCTAAAGGCATAGAGGTGGATCAAGGTAAGATAGAGGTTATAGAAAAACTTCTCCCGCCTGTTAATGTTAAAGGGGTGAGGAGTTTCTTGGGGCATGCCGGTTTCTATCGGCGTTTCATAaaagatttttcaaaaatttcaaagcCCCTTTGTAACCTCTTGaccaaagaaaatgagtttaaatTTGATTCTGATTGTGTAAATgctttttctttgattaaaacCAAGTTGGTAACTGCACCAATAATCATTGCTCCCAATTGGGATTAACcttttgaacttatgtgtgATGCAAGTGATTATGCTGTTGGTGCAATCCTAGGCCAACGAAAGAACAAATTTTTCCATGCAATTTACTATGCAAGAAAGAAGGAGCCATCATGGCTGAGTTTCCCGACGAAAAACTATTTGCTATTGGAGAAAGACCTTGGTTTGCTGACATGGCGAACTTTAAGGCCGGTAACATAGTGCCTGATGACTTGGAGTATCATTAGAGGAAAAAGTTTTTCAAGGATGCAAACCACTATGTGTGGGATGATCCTTATCTATTTAAGGTAAATACTGACAGTTTGATGAGACGTTGTGTTGCAGGTGAGGAAGCTCATAGTATCATGTGGCACTGCCATAGCTCAGCTTATGGGGGCCACCATAGTGGAGAAAGAACAGCCGCGAAGGTGTTGCAAAGTGGATTCTGGTGGCCCACCCTTTTCAAGGATTGCCACGACTTTGTTGCACGGTGTGACAAATGCCAAATGACAGGTAGTATTTCTAAGAGGAATGAGATGCCCCTAACAGGAATCATTGAAGTTGAACCATTTGATTGTTGGGGCATTGACTTTATGGGACCGTTCCCTTCCTCTTACTCTTTTCTCCATATACTTGTTTGTGTGGACTATGTCACTAAATGGGTTGAAGCGATACCTTGTGTCGCTAATGATGCCAAAACTGTTGTCAGCTTCTTGCAGAATAACATTTTCACTAGGTTTGGAACACCTAGAGTCTTGATCAGTGATGGGGGGAAGCACTTTTGCaataattttcttgaaaatgtgctaaaaaaatataacatccGGCACAAAGTTGCAACTCCTTATCACCCACAAACTAGTGGTCAAGTAGAGGTTTCGAACCGTCAGCTGAAACAGATACTAGAAAAGACAGTTGCGTCAAATAGGAAGGATTGGTCTAAGAAATTAGATGACGCACTGTGGGCATATAGGAAAGCCTTTAAGACTCATCTAGGGTTCTCACCTTATCAGTTAGTCTATGGGAAGGCATGTCATCTTCCAGTTGAGCTAGAACATAAAGCATATTGGGCCATTAAGGCCTTAAATTTTGATCAAATAGCCGCTGGTAAGAAAATACTCTTGAAACTTAATGAACTTAAGGAGATGAGGCTTAGAGCGTATGAAAATGCGCTCATCTACAAAGCCAGAACAAAAAGGTATCATGTCAAAAACTTAGTTTCTAGGGATATTAACTCTGGGcaattagttttgttttataattCCAGGTTGAAGTTGTTTCCTGAAAAGCTCAAGTCAAAGTGGTCTGAACCATTCCTGGTCAAAAGTGTGTCACCTAATGGAGTTGTTGAATTGTTGACACCTGAAGGTGACCGAAGTTTCAAAGTTAATGGGCAGAGAGTTAAGCCATATCTGGGTGGCGACCTACCAAAGGAGAGGGTAGAACTTATTCTAAAGGACTTATAAGGTTCTTGGCAGTCAAGCTAGTGACGATAAAGAAGCGCTgggtgggaggcaacccaccaTTTTTATTGCAGgtagtatttttaattttattgctttaaaaaaaaaaaattagctgaaacaaaacaaaggaagaaaaaaaaaattcaattccaaTTCTGggcaaaatcgtgacacgatttgggcaaatcgtggcacgattttacCACACCTCTGAAGCTCTAAaaaattttctaagttaaaatTGGTTGTCATTCGACAtttgccaaatcgtgacacaatgctaaaatcgtgacacgatttttctCGACATTGGagatcgtggcacgatggccaaatcgtgacacgatctggGCAAATATTTTTCCAAAAAGATGGATCGTGATACGATTTAgcccaaatcgtgacacgattttggtgGTTTCAAAAATTCTGACCGTTACAAAacccaatcgtgacacgattttggccaatcgtgaca harbors:
- the LOC120579933 gene encoding uncharacterized protein encodes the protein MTQSNFEEMKKSQDLERKNNEASRKMLETQLGKLAKQLSEQNKGGFSVPKVPKKDNERVVEVDEDNEVEEVVEKETEHVEVEKESDQGVVENEKKKKTEGEKNERLIDEDSILRKSKSQILKDGDKPQIIPSYVKLPYPHLAKKKKKEEEQFKKIMQLFSQLQANIPFGEALDQMPVYAKFMKEMLTGRRKPKDDENISLSENCSAILQRKLPPQLKDPGAFTIPCSIGPVDIGRALCDLGASINLMPLSMMKKIGGGEPKPTRMTLTLADRSISYLFGVLEDVLVKVNDIIFPADFVILDMAEDEDMPLIISLQ
- the LOC120579932 gene encoding uncharacterized protein; its protein translation is MEEVNPPAARPKLGDYGLANHRGRLTHVFRPANPVTFDIKASVQNGLKERQFDGTETISPHEHLSHFAETCEFCVPPANVTEDQKKLRLFSFTLTGKAKDWLLTLPNGTIQTWEELELKFLEKYFPMSKYLDKKQEIASFRQGEGESLYDAWERFNLLLKRCLGHEFSEKQYLQFFTEGLTHSNKMFLDASAGGILRVKTNHEVQTLIENMVSNEYRAEAKKKERGVFGVSDTTSILANQATMNKKIETLTKEVHAYQLSNKQQAAAIRCDLCGEGHPNGECVLEGASEEANYLNYQRQNPYSMNKHPNLSYSNNNTLNPLMPNLNNNNNQESLQVLRKQ